A stretch of DNA from Gemmatimonadota bacterium:
GTCGCGGCCGAACACCCCGATCTCGGGATGGCCGCCATCGACGACCGGTGGCCGGAAGAGAATCTCTACTTCCGGTCCGACCATTACAACTTTGCCCTGAAGGGCGTCCCGGTACTGTTCTTTACGAGCGGCCTCCACGACGATTACCACGCCGTCAGCGACACCCCGGACCGGCTCGACGCGGAAAAAGAGGCCAGGATTCTGAGACTGATCTTTCATCTGGCCACCACGATCGGAAATGCACCCGAGCGGCCCACGTGGAATCCGGCGAGCTACGGGAAGTTCGTCGAAAAACCGAACCCGGTTCCCTGAGATGAGCGACAGTATCGAAGAGTTCAACCGATTCCGTGGGGCCATGAACCAGAAGGTCTTCGCCGCCGGGAACCTGACGACGAACCGGTTCTTCAACCTCGACACCCGCGCCTACGAGGCCGGGGCGCTCGACGTCAAGACCAAGGAACTCCTTGGCTTGGTGGCGTCGATGGTGCTCCGCTGTGACGACTGCATTACCTACCACGTCCAGCGATGCTGCGACGAAGGGGTGACCGACCCCGAGATGCATGAGGCGTTTTCGATCGGCCTGGTGGTCGGGGGGTCCATTGTGATTCCCCACCTCCGCCGAGCGGTGGCCCGGCTTGAGGAGGTCCGTCAGTCAAG
This window harbors:
- a CDS encoding carboxymuconolactone decarboxylase family protein — its product is MSDSIEEFNRFRGAMNQKVFAAGNLTTNRFFNLDTRAYEAGALDVKTKELLGLVASMVLRCDDCITYHVQRCCDEGVTDPEMHEAFSIGLVVGGSIVIPHLRRAVARLEEVRQSSSAP